The following coding sequences are from one Salvia hispanica cultivar TCC Black 2014 chromosome 3, UniMelb_Shisp_WGS_1.0, whole genome shotgun sequence window:
- the LOC125212766 gene encoding probable 2-oxoglutarate-dependent dioxygenase AOP1 — protein MGSLTTLPELLIVDFNTEEMKPGSNSWSSACKSIRTAFENHGCFIALCDYVTPQLHSFIFKAADDLFDLPIETKVQNINEKPYHGYVGQMPIVPLHEALGIDYATTLQGVQSFTNLMWPQGNPSFCENSMEFAKAVAKLEKMVVRMLFESYGLEEKKAESHVDATTYLLKFLKYRSPNEGENNMAFLPHTDKSFITILYQNHVSGLQTRARDGEWIDVHFPPSSFVVMAGDACKAWSNDRVLSPSHKVIMDMNGNETRYTAALFSFLSKTVEAPEELVDDEHPLKYKPFEHLDLLKFFDTNGLRSQDILQDFCGV, from the exons ATGGGCTCCTTAACTACTCTCCCTGAGCTTCTAATAGTAGACTTCAACACTGAAGAAATGAAGCCAGGCTCAAACTCATGGTCATCCGCCTGCAAAAGCATAAGAACCGCCTTCGAAAACCACGGTTGCTTCATAGCATTATGCGACTACGTCACACCCCAACTCCACAGCTTCATCTTCAAAGCAGCCGACGACTTATTCGACCTCCCCATCGAAACCAAAGTCCAAAACATCAACGAAAAGCCCTACCATGGCTACGTCGGTCAAATGCCCATCGTGCCCCTCCACGAAGCTCTAGGCATCGACTATGCCACCACCCTCCAAGGAGTCCAAAGCTTTACCAATCTCATGTGGCCTCAAGGAAATCCATCATTCTG TGAGAACTCTATGGAGTTTGCAAAGGCGGTCGCGAAGCTGGAGAAGATGGTGGTGAGGATGCTGTTTGAGAGCTATGGTTTGGAGGAGAAGAAGGCTGAGTCACATGTTGATGCAACTACCTATCTTTTGAAGTTCTTGAAGTATCGGTCGCCTAACGAGGGGGAGAATAACATGGCCTTTTTACCCCACACTGACAAGAGTTTCATCACTATACTTTATCAAAACCATGTCTCTGGACTCCAAACTAGGGCTAGAGACGGGGAGTGGATCGATGTCCATTTCCCGCCTTCCTCTTTCGTTGTCATGGCTGGAGATGCTTGCAAG GCGTGGAGTAACGATAGGGTGCTGTCTCCGAGTCACAAAGTGATCATGGATATGAATGGAAACGAGACGAGGTACACAGCTGCGCTGTTTTCTTTCCTTAGCAAGACTGTGGAGGCTCCTGAGGAGTTGGTTGATGATGAACATCCATTGAAATATAAACCTTTTGAGCACCTCGATTTGTTGAAGTTTTTCGATACAAATGGCCTGCGATCCCAGGATATACTCCAAGATTTCTGTGGTGTTTGA
- the LOC125212568 gene encoding protein AE7-like codes for MVSGLINANPVVYEKKERRTRSATGDVDECAVEEIDQLEIFEHIRDIKDPEHPYSLEELKVITEDAIEVDDKRSYVRVTFTPTVEHCSMATVIGLCLRVKLMRSLPPRYKVDITVAPGSHASEAAVNKQLNDKERVAAALENPNLVDMVDECLAPSLL; via the exons ATGGTCTCAGGTTTAATAAATGCGAACCCTGTTGTCTATGAAAAAAAGGAGCGTCGAACTCGAAGTGCAACAGGTGATGTCGATGAATGCGCAGTTGAGGAAATTGACCAGCTAGAAATTTTTG AGCATATTAGAGACATAAAAGATCCAGAGCATCCTTATTCGTTGGAAGAGTTGAAAGTCATAACAGAGGATGCAATTGAGGTTGATGACAAGCGTAGCTACGTAAG GGTCACATTTACTCCAACTGTAGAGCATTGCAGCATGGCTACAGTAATTGGCTTATGTTTGCGGGTCAAACTAATGCGCTCTTTGCCACCACGTTACAAG GTTGATATTACAGTAGCACCTGGTTCTCATGCCTCTGAAGCTGCag TAAACAAACAGCTGAACGACAAAGAACGCGTGGCAGCAGCTTTGGAAAATCCTAACCTCGTTGATATGGTCGACGAATGCCTTGCACCTTCACTGTTATAA
- the LOC125213582 gene encoding plastidic ATP/ADP-transporter isoform X2, which yields MAELWGSVVVSVLFWGFANQITTIDEAKKFYPLFGLGANIALIFSGRTVKYFSQMRQTLAPGVDGWAISLKGMMSIVMAMGFAICFLYWWVNNNVQLPARSIKKKEKPKMGTMESLKFLVSSKYIRDLATLVVAYGISINLVEVTWKSKLKAQFPTPNEYSSFMGDFSTATGIATFTMMLLSQWIFGKYGWGVAATVTPTVLLLTGVGFFSLILFGAPLAPTLAQFGLTPLLAAVYVGALQNIFSKSAKYSLFDPCKEMAYIPLDEDTKVKGKAAIDVVCNPLGKSGGALIQQFMILSFGSLANSTPYLGGVLLVIVLAWLAAARSLDGQFTALRQEEDLEKEMERAAVKIPVVSSTDSGNGSLTGEVTLNATGGDS from the exons ATGGCTGAGCTTTGGGGAAGTGTGGTTGTCTCAGTTCTGTTTTGGGGGTTTGCTAATCAG ATTACCACAATTGATGAAGCAAAGAAATTTTATCCGCTGTTTGGACTTGGTGCAAACATTGCCCTTATATTCTCTGGTCGGACAGTGAAGTACTTCTCCCAAATGAGGCAAACATTGGCTCCTGGTGTAGATGGTTGGGCCATCTCCTTAAAGGGAATGATGAGTATTGTGATGGCAATGGGGTTCGCAATTTGTTTCCTTTATTGGTGGGTGAATAACAATGTTCAGCTTCCAGCCCGTAGTATAAAGAAGAAG GAGAAGCCGAAAATGGGGACAATGGAGAGCTTGAAGTTTTTGGTATCTTCGAAATATATTAGAGATCTCGCGACTTTGGTGGTTGCATATGGTATAAGCATCAACCTCGTTGAAGTTACATGGAAATCAAAGCTTAAAGCCCAG TTCCCAACACCAAATGAATACTCATCATTTATGGGCGACTTCTCAACTGCTACCGGAATAGCAACTTTCACTATGATGCTTTTGAGCCAATGGATCTTTGGCAAATATGGTTGGGGAGTGGCAGCAACTGTTACACCTACCGTCTTGCTTCTAACTGGAGTTGGATTCTTTTCGTTGATTCTATTTGGCGCCCCTCTTGCTCCGACCCTTGCCCAATTCGGGTTGACTCCACTTTTGGCAGCTGTGTATGTCGGGGCGCTGCAGAACATTTTCAGTAAGAGTGCCAAGTACAGTTTGTTCGATCCGTGCAAGGAAATGGCTTACATTCCTTTGGACGAGGACACTAAG GTTAAAGGGAAGGCAGCTATCGACGTTGTATGCAATCCGTTGGGGAAATCCGGAGGTGCTTTGATCCAGCAGTTCATGATCTTGAGCTTCGGATCACTAGCAAATTCGACTCCTTATCTTGGAGGGGTACTTCTCGTAATTGTTCTTGCTTGGCTAGCAGCCGCGAGATCATTAGACGGCCAATTCACTGCATTGAGGCAAGAAGAGGATCTCGAGAAGGAGATGGAAAGAGCTGCTGTGAAGATCCCGGTCGTGTCTTCGACTGATAGTGGCAATGGCTCACTCACTGGTGAGGTGACCCTAAATGCCACCGGAGGCGACTCGTGA
- the LOC125213582 gene encoding plastidic ATP/ADP-transporter isoform X1, producing MQGVLQSKGLLSLPSNPKIKAFIPQPSPGLRYRFSPINPSLKPNAPSLSVNGFSRFQGFVTKPQFFGQKSRNYPICRAEAAAASADGQPVFGEKLVSSPKFMGIEVETLKKIIPLGLMFFCILFNYTILRDTKDVLVVTAPGSSAEIIPFLKTWVNLPMAIGFMLLYTKLSNVLSKQALFYTVILPFIGFFGAFGFVLYPLSHYFHPTALADNLLNVLGPRFLGPLAILRIWSFCLFYVMAELWGSVVVSVLFWGFANQITTIDEAKKFYPLFGLGANIALIFSGRTVKYFSQMRQTLAPGVDGWAISLKGMMSIVMAMGFAICFLYWWVNNNVQLPARSIKKKEKPKMGTMESLKFLVSSKYIRDLATLVVAYGISINLVEVTWKSKLKAQFPTPNEYSSFMGDFSTATGIATFTMMLLSQWIFGKYGWGVAATVTPTVLLLTGVGFFSLILFGAPLAPTLAQFGLTPLLAAVYVGALQNIFSKSAKYSLFDPCKEMAYIPLDEDTKVKGKAAIDVVCNPLGKSGGALIQQFMILSFGSLANSTPYLGGVLLVIVLAWLAAARSLDGQFTALRQEEDLEKEMERAAVKIPVVSSTDSGNGSLTGEVTLNATGGDS from the exons ATGCAAGGCGTTCTTCAGTCAAAAGGGCTTCTTTCCCTGCCTTCAAAcccaaaaatcaaagctttCATCCCTCAGCCATCGCCGGGTTTAAGGTACAGATTCAGCCCAATAAACCCCTCTTTGAAACCTAATGCACCCTCGTTATCCGTTAATGGGTTCTCGAGGTTTCAAGGATTTGTCACAAAGCCTCAATTTTTTGGTCAAAAGAGTAGAAATTATCCCATCTGTAGGGCTGAGGCTGCCGCAGCTTCTGCTGATGGGCAGCCTGTTTTTGGGGAGAAATTAGTTTCCTCACCTAAGTTTATGGGAATTGAGGTAGAGACACTCAAGAAAATTATCCCACTTGGGTTGATGTTTTTCTGTATTCTGTTTAATTATACAATTCTGAGGGATACAAAGGATGTTTTGGTGGTGACAGCACCAGGTTCTAGTGCTGAGATTATACCTTTCTTGAAAACATGGGTGAATTTGCCTATGGCTATTGGGTTCATGCTATTGTATACAAAGTTGTCTAATGTGTTGTCCAAGCAGGCCCTCTTTTATACGGTTATCCTCCCGTTTATCGGCTTTTTCGGGGCATTTGGGTTTGTTCTGTATCCCCTCAGCCATTATTTCCACCCCACAGCTCTTGCAGATAACCTTCTTAATGTTCTTGGCCCGAGGTTTCTTGGACCTCTTGCGATTTTGAGGATTTGGAGTTTCTGTCTGTTCTATGTCATGGCTGAGCTTTGGGGAAGTGTGGTTGTCTCAGTTCTGTTTTGGGGGTTTGCTAATCAG ATTACCACAATTGATGAAGCAAAGAAATTTTATCCGCTGTTTGGACTTGGTGCAAACATTGCCCTTATATTCTCTGGTCGGACAGTGAAGTACTTCTCCCAAATGAGGCAAACATTGGCTCCTGGTGTAGATGGTTGGGCCATCTCCTTAAAGGGAATGATGAGTATTGTGATGGCAATGGGGTTCGCAATTTGTTTCCTTTATTGGTGGGTGAATAACAATGTTCAGCTTCCAGCCCGTAGTATAAAGAAGAAG GAGAAGCCGAAAATGGGGACAATGGAGAGCTTGAAGTTTTTGGTATCTTCGAAATATATTAGAGATCTCGCGACTTTGGTGGTTGCATATGGTATAAGCATCAACCTCGTTGAAGTTACATGGAAATCAAAGCTTAAAGCCCAG TTCCCAACACCAAATGAATACTCATCATTTATGGGCGACTTCTCAACTGCTACCGGAATAGCAACTTTCACTATGATGCTTTTGAGCCAATGGATCTTTGGCAAATATGGTTGGGGAGTGGCAGCAACTGTTACACCTACCGTCTTGCTTCTAACTGGAGTTGGATTCTTTTCGTTGATTCTATTTGGCGCCCCTCTTGCTCCGACCCTTGCCCAATTCGGGTTGACTCCACTTTTGGCAGCTGTGTATGTCGGGGCGCTGCAGAACATTTTCAGTAAGAGTGCCAAGTACAGTTTGTTCGATCCGTGCAAGGAAATGGCTTACATTCCTTTGGACGAGGACACTAAG GTTAAAGGGAAGGCAGCTATCGACGTTGTATGCAATCCGTTGGGGAAATCCGGAGGTGCTTTGATCCAGCAGTTCATGATCTTGAGCTTCGGATCACTAGCAAATTCGACTCCTTATCTTGGAGGGGTACTTCTCGTAATTGTTCTTGCTTGGCTAGCAGCCGCGAGATCATTAGACGGCCAATTCACTGCATTGAGGCAAGAAGAGGATCTCGAGAAGGAGATGGAAAGAGCTGCTGTGAAGATCCCGGTCGTGTCTTCGACTGATAGTGGCAATGGCTCACTCACTGGTGAGGTGACCCTAAATGCCACCGGAGGCGACTCGTGA
- the LOC125213125 gene encoding uncharacterized protein LOC125213125, which produces MAMKGGWWLEKLRRAVRTAYFVVVMVASLLAVSLPLVVSVCDAVLPCLLIPSFTCIGCVGLKEHLRRYAFRSSLVDIPVVSIVRSLIILCAYSICDLQALSHGSYLGTVTFTSLISILLLSFKACVFTINSQFEQESSTYLSRKRLHLKKSWGMPVLFLSSVVFALGHIVVAYHTSCKARRKLMFHRGDLEAVLSCKMVFSTYQKVPRSPIPSAGKSFRGDVETKRKAPALVRDKGQLPVSVLADVDSLFITCQGLIVHYKLSLPASPSRSLSSATSFHFSPHSTPPKSHLNFQKSASNTFHTSNSALYTPLLASSPPSPTSENVPILCLNENCAEDLSIQDSPQMEQEITTNDQFGIVLVHGFGGGVFSWRKVIGPLARNIGCTVAAFDRPGWGLTSRPQKKDWVENPLTNPFKIDNQADLLISFCLEMGFSSVVIVGHDDGGLLALKAAQKVQSDNTLKLDIKGVVLVNVSLSRELVPAFARILLRTSLGKKHLVRPLLRTEITQVVNRRAWYDEAKLTSDVLSLYKAPLHVEGWDEALHEIGKLSNETVLSPNDTTLLLKAVANIPVLVIAGAENALVPLKSAQTMASKLVDSRLVAISGCGHLPHEECPKALLAAISPFVSRLLVRVESDSSK; this is translated from the exons ATGGCGATGAAGGGCGGTTGGTGGCTGGAGAAATTAAGGAGGGCGGTTCGGACGGCGTATTTCGTGGTGGTGATGGTGGCGTCTCTTCTGGCGGTGTCTCTGCCGCTGGTGGTGTCCGTTTGCGATGCCGTTCTGCCTTGTTTGCTGATTCCGAGCTTCACGTGCATCGGATGTGTTGGTTTGAAGGAGCATTTGCGGAGATATGCGTTTCGGAGCTCGCTTGTGGATATTCCTGTTGTTTCCATCGTCAGATCTCTCATCATCCTAT GTGCATATTCTATTTGCGATTTACAGGCATTGTCGCACGGGTCCTATCTAGGCACTGTAACGTTCACTTCGTTAATTTCGATACTGCTTCTTTCCTTCAAGGCCTGTGTTTTCACTATCAATTCTCAATTTGAGCAAGAATCTTCAACCTATCTTTCAAGAAAGAGGCTCCATTTGAAGAAGTCCTGGGGAATGCCTGTCTTATTTCTCTCTTCTGTAGTCTTTGCTCTGGGGCACATTGTTGTTGCCTATCATACAAGCTGCAAAGCTAGGAGGAAGCTTATGTTCCACCGTGGTGATTTAGAAGCA GTCCTTTCTTGCAAAATGGTTTTCTCCACATATCAGAAGGTCCCGCGCTCTCCCATACCATCGGCAGGGAAATCTTTCAGAGGTGATGttgaaacaaaaagaaaagcacCAGCATTGGTCCGTGATAAGGGGCAACTTCCAGTGAGTGTACTTGCTGACGTAGACAGCCTATTCATTACTTGTCAAGGGTTGATTGTTCATTACAAGCTAAGCCTGCCAGCATCTCCTTCCCGATCCTTGTCCTCAGCAacctcttttcatttttctccgCATAGTACACCACCAAAAAGCCATCTTAATTTTCAAAAGAGCGCCAGCAATACATTTCATACCAGTAACTCCGCTCTCTATACACCACTACTGGCCAGCTCTCCACCTTCCCCAACATCTGAAAATGTGCCTATTTTGTGcttaaatgaaaattgtgcAGAGGACCTGAGCATACAGGATTCTCCACAAATGGAACAAGAAATAACAACAAATGACCAATTTGGCATTGTTTTGGTTCATGGGTTTGGAGGAGGAGTTTTCTCATGGAGAAAGGTAATAGGCCCTCTTGCCAGGAATATTGGATGTACAGTAGCTGCTTTTGACAGACCTGGATGGGGCTTGACATCAAGGCCACAGAAAAAGGACTGGGTGGAAAATCCATTAACCAATCCTTTCAAGATTGACAATCAG GCTGACCTGCTTATCTCTTTTTGCTTGGAAATGGGGTTCTCCTCAGTTGTGATTGTCGGACACGATGATGGAGGACTTCTTGCATTGAAGGCTGCACAAAAGGTTCAGTCGGATAATACCTTGAAG CTTGATATAAAGGGGGTTGTGCTAGTAAATGTAAGCCTGTCGAGAGAATTGGTTCCAGCCTTTGCCAGAATACTTCTACGCACTTCACTTGGAAAAAAACACTTGGTGCGGCCTCTTCTTCGGACAGAAATTACCCAAGTGGTGAATCGACGTGCTTGGTATGATGAAGCCAAGTTAACATCTGACGTTTTGAGTCTTTACAAG GCTCCATTGCACGTAGAAGGTTGGGACGAGGCACTTCATGAAATCGGGAAATTATCAAATGAAACAGTCTTATCCCCAAATGACACCACTTTGTTGCTGAAAGCTGTTGCGAATATTCCAGTCTTAGTTATAGCTGGGGCAGAAAACGCACTTGTCCCACTAAAATCTGCTCAAACTATGGCTTCCAAACTTGTAGATTCT AGACTGGTTGCAATATCTGGttgtggccaccttccacacGAGGAATGCCCCAAGGCGCTGCTTGCGGCAATCTCACCCTTCGTTTCTAGGCTTCTAGTCAGAGTAGAGTCGGATAGCAGCAAATAA
- the LOC125213126 gene encoding serine-threonine kinase receptor-associated protein-like, producing the protein MDKKKVVAPLVCHGHSRPVVDLFYSPVTPDGFFLVSASKDSTPMLRNGETGDWIGTFQGHKGAVWSCCLDKQAMRAASASADFSAKLWDALTGDELHSFEHKHIARACAFSEDTHLLLTGGMEKVLRIFDLNRPDASPREIEKSPGSVRTLSWLHSDQTILGSCTDMGGVRLWDVRTGTIVRTLDTKASVTSAEVSQDGRYITTADGTSVKFWDANHFGLVKSYEMPCIVESASMEPKYGNKFIAGGEDMWVHMFDFHTGVEIGCNKGHHGPVHCVRFSPGGESYASGSEDGTIRIWQTAPLNNSEEETSGAAATHRPSFKDVDQVTHQIENVQIADHDTNDVNYKPSSTQKESEAD; encoded by the exons ATGGATAAGAAGAAGGTTGTAGCTCCATTGGTCTGCCATGGCCATTCACGACCTGTTGTTGATTTGTTCTACAGTCCAGTAACGCCTGATGGATTCTTTCTTGTTAGTGCAAGCAAGG ACTCTACACCAATGTTGAGAAATGGAGAAACAGGAGACTGGATTGGGACCTTTCAAGGGCATAAAGGTGCAGTATGGAGTTGTTGCCTGGATAAACAAGCCATGCGCGCTGCCTCTGCATCTGCTGATTTTTCAGC GAAATTATGGGATGCATTAACTGGTGATGAACTGCATTCGTTTGAGCATAAACACATTGCCCGTGCTTGTGCTTTCTCAGAG GATACCCACTTACTTTTAACTGGGGgaatggaaaaagttctcCGCATATTTGATCTAAATAGGCCCGATGCTTCTCCTAGGGAGATTGAAAAGTCTCCAGGTTCTGTCAGGACTCTTTCTTGGCTTCATAGCGACCAAACTATCTTAGGTTCCTGTACTGATATGGGTGGCGTGAG GTTATGGGATGTGAGAACTGGCACAATTGTTCGGACTCTCGACACCAAGGCTTCTGTAACCAGTGCTGAAGTGAGTCAAGATGGCCGCTATATAACAACTGCTGATGGAACAAGTGTAAAGTTTTGGGATGCAAATCA CTTTGGATTGGTAAAGAGTTATGAAATGCCTTGCATCGTAGAATCAGCTTCAATGGAGCCAAAGTATGGCAACAAGTTCATTGCTGGTGGAGAAGACATGTGGGTTCACATGTTTGATTTCCACACAGGCGTTGAAATTG GGTGCAACAAAGGGCACCATGGTCCAGTGCACTGTGTGCGTTTCTCACCGGGTGGCGAATCTTACGCCTCTGGATCTGAAGATGGAACTATTAGGATATGGCAGACTGCTCCCCTGAACAACTCCGAGGAGGAAACATCTGGTGCTGCCGCTACACACAGGCCAAGTTTCAAAGACGTGGATCAAGTCACTCACCAAATCGAAAACGTCCAGATTGCTGACCACGACACAAATGATGTGAACTATAAGCCAAGTAGTACCCAGAAGGAATCGGAGGCTGACTAG